A stretch of Sulfurimonas autotrophica DSM 16294 DNA encodes these proteins:
- a CDS encoding saccharopine dehydrogenase family protein — translation MNTTLIIGAGGVSRVVVHKCVQNADVFGKIVLASRTKSKCDDIKSELPDADIETYALDADNTQEITDLINKVKADIVINVALPYQDLTIMDACIATKTDYLDTANYEHPDEAKFEYKLQWAKDEAFKKAGIMGLLGSGFDPGVTNVFCAYAQKHYFDEIHTIDILDCNAGDHGYPFATNFNPEINLREVSANGRYWENGKWIETKPMEIKMVWDYPEVGPKDSYLLYHEEMESLVKHIKGLKRIRFFMTFGASYLTHMKCLQNIGMLGIEPVEYKGQKIIPIEFLKTLLPDPASLGSRTKGKTNIGIVAEGIRDGKKKKIYIYQVSDHEACYKEVNSQAVSYTTGVPAMVGAKLMLEKVWYKEGVHNMEEFDPDPFMEELNKQGLPWKIQEL, via the coding sequence ATGAATACGACTTTAATTATAGGTGCAGGCGGTGTGAGCCGTGTTGTAGTACATAAATGTGTGCAAAATGCAGATGTCTTTGGAAAAATAGTGCTTGCAAGCAGAACAAAATCAAAATGTGATGATATAAAATCAGAGCTGCCTGATGCAGACATTGAGACTTATGCTCTTGATGCTGATAATACGCAGGAAATTACAGATTTGATAAACAAAGTCAAAGCAGATATAGTGATAAATGTTGCATTGCCGTATCAGGATTTGACGATTATGGATGCCTGTATTGCAACGAAGACAGATTATTTGGACACTGCAAATTATGAACATCCGGATGAAGCAAAGTTTGAATATAAACTCCAATGGGCAAAAGATGAAGCTTTTAAAAAAGCAGGTATTATGGGACTGCTTGGCAGCGGCTTTGACCCGGGTGTAACGAATGTATTTTGCGCATATGCACAAAAACATTACTTTGATGAGATTCATACCATAGATATACTTGACTGTAATGCAGGGGACCATGGTTACCCTTTTGCAACAAACTTCAACCCTGAAATAAATCTTCGTGAAGTCTCCGCAAACGGACGATATTGGGAAAACGGCAAATGGATAGAGACAAAGCCTATGGAAATAAAAATGGTGTGGGATTATCCTGAAGTAGGTCCTAAGGATAGCTATCTGCTTTACCATGAAGAGATGGAGTCGTTAGTCAAACACATTAAAGGTTTAAAACGTATTAGATTTTTTATGACTTTTGGCGCGAGTTATCTTACTCATATGAAATGTCTACAAAATATCGGCATGCTTGGTATAGAGCCTGTTGAATATAAAGGGCAAAAGATAATTCCGATAGAGTTTTTAAAAACACTGCTGCCTGATCCTGCTTCTCTTGGATCACGCACAAAAGGAAAAACAAATATCGGGATTGTGGCAGAGGGTATAAGAGACGGCAAAAAGAAAAAGATCTATATATATCAAGTTAGTGATCATGAAGCGTGCTACAAAGAAGTTAATTCTCAAGCCGTATCTTATACAACAGGTGTACCGGCAATGGTAGGTGCAAAACTGATGCTTGAAAAAGTTTGGTACAAAGAAGGTGTGCATAATATGGAAGAGTTTGATCCGGATCCATTTATGGAAGAACTAAATAAGCAGGGGCTTCCATGGAAGATTCAAGAATTGTGA
- a CDS encoding DUF695 domain-containing protein produces the protein MREIFIRDEDGSKVYIEVDLNAYAYSNKYGWLLSVFIKFDALDESVEGFEEFLDAKESLIITLEHEEKAKYVGSRVVDGWSELYFYAADSKGLDFVVKSILQPANYVYESNVVRDSKWDFHYRNLAPTELELCHIQSEKIIFLLQEEGDNLEIPRTVEHYVSFTTPTQKNRFINSLELEGFSFKDEISSDEFEHGVALVKTHAVTSEEIQKVVNELFEVIKKEQGYYEGWSTLLAQDENV, from the coding sequence ATGAGAGAAATATTTATAAGAGATGAAGACGGCAGTAAAGTATATATAGAAGTTGATTTAAATGCATATGCATATAGTAATAAGTATGGATGGTTATTGAGTGTATTTATAAAGTTTGATGCTTTAGATGAAAGTGTAGAGGGATTTGAAGAGTTTTTAGATGCAAAAGAGTCGTTAATCATCACACTGGAGCATGAAGAAAAGGCTAAATATGTCGGTTCACGCGTTGTAGATGGCTGGAGTGAACTCTATTTTTATGCGGCTGATTCAAAAGGCTTGGATTTTGTCGTAAAAAGTATTTTACAACCGGCAAATTATGTGTATGAAAGTAATGTGGTTCGTGATTCCAAATGGGATTTTCATTATCGCAATCTTGCTCCGACTGAATTAGAATTATGCCATATACAGAGTGAAAAGATAATCTTTTTACTTCAAGAAGAGGGTGATAATTTAGAAATTCCCAGAACAGTGGAACATTATGTTTCATTTACAACGCCGACACAAAAAAATAGATTTATAAATTCATTAGAACTTGAAGGTTTTAGCTTTAAAGATGAAATCAGCAGTGATGAATTTGAGCATGGTGTAGCTCTTGTCAAAACTCATGCTGTTACATCAGAGGAAATACAAAAAGTTGTAAACGAGCTCTTTGAAGTAATTAAAAAAGAGCAGGGATATTATGAAGGCTGGAGTACACTTTTAGCACAAGATGAGAATGTTTAA
- a CDS encoding HDOD domain-containing protein — translation MNFEAIVSTIDSLPPLLDTTLIINKLYADGDENIDIRKLIVAIESDSLLSINILKMVNSPLYGLSQQIVSVTQAVTLFGTQKIYGLALAYSINNIVRANIRPYGVTNRVFNDISHLQSRLVSQWFSKIDKKTAKYLSPLALIMESGKLILAKEIVSASQIKEFNLALSMSENIPRYENDIFGTSSYYVGGLLFEHWNLNPRYVDILKSLDFEYESKTKIDVHVDILDIVRTAINIKEILNEKSIAKASEMVEELGFNVDNFIDTAEEIQMAYIGNSR, via the coding sequence ATGAATTTTGAAGCGATTGTAAGCACTATTGATTCTTTGCCTCCATTATTAGATACGACACTTATAATAAACAAGTTGTATGCAGATGGTGATGAAAACATAGATATCAGAAAGCTTATAGTTGCGATTGAATCTGACTCTCTTTTAAGTATTAATATTTTAAAAATGGTTAATTCTCCTTTATATGGTTTGTCTCAGCAGATAGTTTCTGTAACGCAAGCAGTGACTCTTTTTGGAACACAAAAAATTTATGGTTTGGCTTTGGCTTATTCTATAAATAACATTGTTCGTGCAAATATCAGACCCTATGGAGTTACAAACAGAGTATTTAATGATATAAGCCATTTGCAAAGTAGGTTAGTTTCACAATGGTTTTCCAAAATAGATAAGAAAACGGCAAAATATTTATCACCTTTGGCTTTAATAATGGAGTCAGGCAAGCTCATTTTGGCAAAAGAGATAGTGAGTGCTTCACAAATTAAAGAATTTAATCTCGCTTTATCAATGAGCGAAAATATACCTCGGTATGAAAATGATATTTTTGGAACTTCTTCTTATTATGTTGGCGGCTTACTTTTTGAGCATTGGAATCTTAATCCCAGATATGTTGATATTCTTAAAAGTTTGGATTTTGAATATGAATCTAAGACAAAAATAGATGTACATGTAGATATATTGGATATAGTGAGAACAGCTATAAATATAAAAGAAATTCTAAATGAAAAATCAATTGCCAAAGCCTCCGAAATGGTAGAAGAATTAGGCTTTAATGTAGATAACTTTATAGATACGGCAGAAGAAATACAAATGGCATATATTGGAAATAGCAGATGA
- a CDS encoding class I SAM-dependent methyltransferase — translation MQEDKERWNIRHVEKPMRTNVEPIVEKYVEMANVGKALDIACGVGRNTHFLAEKGFSVDAVDLSDYALSQVKNDAKIKKIEVDLDSYNLQKNEYDLIVNINYLSRRLLPQIKEALKPNGLLIFETFIVAHGDFNQPANPEYLLRVNELLHAFIGLDIVYYEEKDDINLRGENTRVASLVARKRC, via the coding sequence ATGCAAGAAGATAAAGAACGTTGGAATATACGCCATGTTGAAAAGCCAATGCGAACAAATGTGGAACCGATTGTCGAAAAATATGTAGAGATGGCAAATGTGGGCAAAGCTTTGGATATTGCTTGCGGAGTTGGTAGGAATACACATTTTTTGGCAGAAAAAGGCTTTAGTGTTGATGCGGTTGATTTGAGTGATTATGCGCTTTCTCAAGTGAAAAATGATGCAAAAATAAAAAAAATAGAAGTTGATTTAGATAGTTATAATTTGCAGAAAAATGAGTATGATTTGATTGTAAATATTAACTATCTCAGTAGACGATTGCTCCCTCAAATTAAAGAAGCACTTAAACCAAACGGTTTACTGATATTTGAAACTTTTATTGTGGCGCACGGTGATTTTAATCAACCGGCAAACCCTGAATATCTTTTAAGAGTCAATGAACTTTTACATGCCTTTATCGGACTTGATATTGTTTACTATGAAGAAAAAGATGACATAAACCTAAGAGGTGAAAATACTCGTGTTGCCTCTCTTGTTGCCAGAAAAAGATGCTAA
- the nspC gene encoding carboxynorspermidine decarboxylase has translation MSQISTPCYICEEELLEKNLKILEYVQQQSGAKIILALKGFAMWSTFDLAAKYLKGCTASGLYEAKLAREEFCKYNKNAEVHTYSPAYKEEEIEEIAKISDHIVFNSPNQLQKYICKVKEINPNIHVSLRVNPEVSSSPVDIYNPCGLYSRLGTTLQNFDEKVLKYIDGLNFHALCEQNADALEEVLAAFEEKFAKYFTNLKYINFGGGHHITKKDYDVEKLIWIIKEFRNKYNVDVYLEPGEAVGWETGYLESTVLDVFENGMNIAILDTSAEAHMPDTLAMPYRAEVRGAGVANEKKYTYRLGGNTCLAGDIMGDYSFDAPLHVGDTIIFEDQIHYTFVKNTTFNGVKLPSLAIKRKNGEIEIIKEFGYEDYKNRLS, from the coding sequence ATGAGTCAAATAAGTACGCCTTGTTATATATGTGAAGAAGAACTTTTAGAAAAGAATTTAAAAATTTTAGAATATGTACAGCAGCAAAGCGGTGCCAAAATTATTTTGGCACTCAAAGGTTTTGCCATGTGGAGCACTTTTGATTTGGCGGCAAAATATTTAAAAGGCTGCACGGCAAGCGGATTATATGAAGCTAAACTCGCACGTGAAGAATTTTGCAAATATAATAAAAATGCAGAAGTTCATACTTATTCCCCGGCCTATAAAGAAGAAGAAATAGAAGAAATAGCCAAAATTTCTGATCATATAGTCTTTAATTCTCCAAATCAATTACAAAAATATATTTGTAAAGTCAAAGAAATAAATCCAAATATTCATGTTTCGTTAAGAGTTAATCCTGAAGTTTCATCTTCACCGGTCGATATCTATAACCCATGCGGTTTATACAGCAGACTGGGAACAACACTACAAAATTTTGACGAAAAAGTACTTAAATATATAGATGGACTCAATTTTCATGCCCTTTGTGAGCAAAATGCAGATGCACTTGAAGAAGTTTTGGCAGCTTTTGAAGAAAAATTTGCAAAATATTTTACAAATCTGAAGTATATTAATTTCGGCGGAGGACATCATATTACTAAAAAAGACTATGATGTTGAAAAACTTATTTGGATAATCAAAGAATTTCGAAATAAATATAATGTTGATGTTTATTTAGAACCTGGTGAAGCAGTCGGTTGGGAAACAGGCTATCTTGAATCGACAGTTTTAGATGTGTTTGAAAACGGTATGAATATAGCTATACTTGATACATCGGCAGAAGCTCATATGCCTGATACATTGGCAATGCCGTATCGAGCAGAGGTTAGAGGTGCCGGCGTGGCAAATGAGAAAAAATATACCTATCGATTAGGGGGAAATACCTGTCTTGCCGGAGATATTATGGGTGATTATTCTTTTGATGCACCTTTACATGTAGGCGATACTATTATATTTGAAGATCAAATTCATTATACTTTTGTGAAAAATACTACTTTTAACGGTGTTAAGCTTCCATCTTTGGCAATAAAGCGTAAGAATGGAGAGATTGAGATTATAAAAGAGTTTGGGTACGAAGATTATAAAAATAGGCTTTCATAA
- a CDS encoding 3-methyladenine DNA glycosylase has product MYSNSLEIYNFLQEKSLLQNSPKQWWPNAGTFEVVVGAILTQNTTWKNVEKSLKNLKNYMDLDAFTSLHVKVLKEQIRPSGFYNQKAPRLLALAANIKNEFHDFETFQQEVTREWLLLQKGIGEESADAILCYGCFRNEMVVDSYTKRLLKTFDIEFKSYKQYKEFLQYDLEKAFTCKELNLVYSRFHGMIVEYNKLYKL; this is encoded by the coding sequence ATGTACAGTAATTCTTTAGAAATATACAATTTTTTACAAGAGAAAAGTTTACTGCAAAATTCTCCAAAACAGTGGTGGCCAAATGCCGGAACATTTGAAGTGGTGGTGGGTGCAATTTTAACGCAAAATACAACTTGGAAAAATGTAGAAAAATCTTTAAAAAATTTAAAAAATTATATGGATTTAGATGCTTTTACCTCTTTACATGTAAAGGTACTAAAGGAGCAAATACGCCCAAGCGGATTTTACAATCAAAAAGCTCCAAGACTTTTGGCACTTGCTGCAAATATTAAAAATGAATTTCATGATTTTGAAACATTTCAACAAGAGGTGACAAGAGAATGGTTGCTTTTACAAAAGGGCATAGGAGAAGAGAGTGCAGATGCTATTCTTTGTTATGGCTGTTTTAGAAATGAAATGGTTGTGGACAGTTACACGAAAAGGCTGTTAAAAACATTTGATATCGAATTTAAATCCTATAAACAATATAAAGAGTTTTTACAATATGATTTAGAAAAGGCCTTTACATGTAAAGAACTAAATCTGGTCTATTCACGATTTCACGGTATGATTGTAGAATATAACAAACTGTATAAATTATAA
- a CDS encoding diacylglycerol kinase, with protein sequence MKLNKPKHNLYRNGMYAVEGFIDIVKNETSFKWQLLMLFVMGIVAWILPVGFVHSSILFMSLFIPVLAEVANSAIERVVDLVTSDYHILAKQAKDAGATLVLLSLVVTLMIWIFTLIDAFA encoded by the coding sequence ATGAAGCTGAATAAACCAAAACACAACCTTTATAGAAATGGCATGTATGCAGTCGAGGGTTTTATAGATATTGTGAAAAATGAAACATCTTTTAAATGGCAGCTTTTAATGCTTTTTGTAATGGGTATTGTTGCTTGGATCCTGCCTGTAGGCTTTGTGCATTCTAGCATACTTTTTATGTCTCTTTTTATACCTGTTTTAGCAGAAGTGGCAAACTCTGCCATAGAAAGAGTTGTAGATTTGGTGACAAGTGATTATCATATTTTAGCCAAACAGGCAAAAGATGCCGGTGCGACTTTAGTTTTATTGAGCTTAGTAGTCACATTGATGATATGGATTTTTACTTTAATAGATGCTTTTGCATAG
- a CDS encoding HDOD domain-containing protein, translating into MTFNNIVNGIDSLPPLSDAANIVQSLYSSGVENIDVKRLIKVIESDAMLSANILKTINAPFFGMRNKITSIPRAIPLIGARRIQMLVVNYAIREHVKADPSIYGFNNLQFNEICHLQSALLFQWYSKINLKDAQYLTSLALMMESGKLILAKEVIESDYVGEFRKYFNECQNIQEFEKSLIGTTSYYLSALLFQHWNLDEKYIRVLKALDSDNEDDLQILFYANIIEIIRVSINVKDILSDTAISNASILVKELGMDDEIFITVANEIKENYLKL; encoded by the coding sequence ATGACTTTTAACAATATAGTCAACGGTATTGATTCATTGCCTCCTTTGTCAGATGCTGCAAATATAGTGCAGTCGCTGTATAGTTCGGGAGTTGAAAATATCGACGTGAAAAGGCTGATTAAAGTCATTGAATCCGATGCAATGCTGAGTGCCAATATATTAAAAACCATAAATGCACCTTTTTTTGGCATGCGTAATAAAATAACTAGCATACCAAGGGCAATTCCCCTAATAGGTGCCAGACGAATACAAATGCTAGTTGTTAATTATGCTATAAGAGAACATGTCAAAGCTGATCCAAGTATATATGGCTTTAATAATTTACAATTCAATGAAATTTGTCACCTCCAAAGTGCACTGTTGTTTCAATGGTATTCTAAAATAAATTTAAAAGATGCACAATATCTAACTTCATTGGCTTTGATGATGGAAAGTGGGAAATTAATTCTTGCAAAAGAAGTGATAGAAAGTGATTATGTCGGTGAATTTAGAAAATACTTTAATGAATGTCAAAATATTCAAGAATTTGAAAAAAGCCTTATTGGTACAACTTCTTATTATCTGAGTGCATTGTTATTTCAACATTGGAATTTAGATGAAAAATATATAAGAGTGTTAAAGGCTCTAGACTCAGACAACGAAGATGATCTTCAGATTTTATTTTATGCTAATATTATAGAGATAATACGCGTAAGTATAAATGTAAAAGATATATTATCCGACACTGCAATCAGCAACGCTTCTATATTAGTAAAAGAATTGGGGATGGATGATGAAATATTTATTACTGTAGCGAATGAAATTAAAGAAAACTACTTGAAATTATAA
- the recO gene encoding recombination protein RecO, giving the protein MQGFIINLNRVKDEDLIVSILSQKSLDTLYRFYGARHGVINLGFKIDYETEASAKSTIARLKDVIHIGYSWINDYKLLRLWQDFLGLFYKHLKDSEDIGSFYFDLVEQASKNWDKQNPKRVAVEAYVKLLEHEGRLHKDMHCFLCSKKIEEDVSLLRAYLPTHEQCSHTLAINKKGLNELFENKSSLFLSNTEVNRLWSVLLEGL; this is encoded by the coding sequence GTGCAAGGTTTTATCATCAACTTAAATCGTGTCAAAGATGAAGATTTAATAGTAAGTATTTTATCACAAAAGAGCTTAGATACCCTTTATAGGTTCTATGGTGCACGCCATGGAGTTATAAATCTCGGTTTTAAAATTGATTATGAAACAGAGGCATCTGCCAAATCTACTATAGCAAGACTTAAAGATGTTATACATATCGGATATAGTTGGATCAATGATTATAAACTTTTACGTTTATGGCAAGATTTTTTGGGTCTTTTTTATAAACATCTTAAAGATTCTGAAGATATCGGTTCTTTTTATTTTGACTTGGTAGAACAGGCGTCGAAAAACTGGGACAAACAAAATCCTAAACGCGTAGCCGTTGAAGCCTATGTCAAACTTTTAGAGCATGAGGGACGGCTGCATAAAGATATGCACTGTTTTTTATGTTCTAAAAAAATCGAAGAAGATGTTTCTCTTTTACGTGCATACCTGCCGACACATGAACAGTGCTCACATACTTTGGCCATCAATAAAAAAGGGCTCAACGAACTCTTTGAAAACAAATCTTCTCTGTTTCTTAGTAATACAGAAGTAAACAGACTTTGGAGTGTATTGCTTGAAGGATTATAA
- a CDS encoding MFS transporter codes for MFKIAGVINYIVVVFMNAFTDLGHKIIIQNTIFKVYDGSTQIVLTAIVNALVLLPFILVFSPSGFLADRFPKNKIMEYSAVFAVVITLGITYAYYHGYFIFAFILTFLLAMQSAIYGPAKYGYIKELVGVKFLSSGNSAVQATTTVAILGGIIFYTVLFEGMYNDLLITESQILQAIAPLGWLLVIGSVVEWFLASKLPNKMIEASKRDFKLRKYMGGVYLFKNLKTVTRNREIFEAIIALSLFWSISQVVLAVFGEYAKDVLHVTNTIFVQGVMALAGIGIVTGSIMVSKLSRFYINVGLAGIGATIITIIVFIVPFLHSMVLMAVVFTLFGIFAAFILVPLNARIQYLASRVHLGIILAANNFIQNIFMFSFLTITTLFAYFGMNAELLFYLMTFVGIYLVRNLYKRYAVDMFWSLMGLFSTLRHEYIYAGLENIPQDKAVLLLGNHVSWLDWIILQLPLQRRINYMMDKDIYNWKFFHPIFKKGEAIALSPKAFKDAIKEAHKRLQNGSVVALFPEGEITQDGEIHEFHRGYELIPKDYDGVIVPFYIDKGIFGSSFTKYKPKNSKRNIFKRRIVKIYFGKLLPIDIKAKELQDIILKMREKYEAE; via the coding sequence ATGTTTAAGATAGCAGGTGTTATTAACTACATAGTTGTAGTTTTTATGAACGCTTTTACTGACCTTGGGCATAAAATAATTATACAAAACACTATATTTAAGGTCTATGACGGCAGTACACAAATAGTACTGACGGCAATTGTGAATGCCTTGGTATTGCTTCCTTTTATTTTGGTTTTTTCTCCTTCGGGCTTTTTAGCTGACAGATTTCCTAAAAATAAAATAATGGAGTATTCTGCTGTTTTTGCTGTTGTTATTACTTTAGGAATTACCTATGCGTATTATCACGGTTATTTTATTTTTGCATTTATTTTGACTTTTTTACTTGCTATGCAGAGTGCAATTTACGGACCTGCAAAGTATGGCTACATAAAAGAGTTAGTGGGCGTAAAGTTTCTCAGTAGTGGCAACAGTGCCGTTCAGGCGACAACAACAGTTGCAATTTTGGGCGGTATTATTTTTTACACGGTTCTTTTTGAAGGGATGTATAATGATTTATTAATAACAGAGTCCCAAATTTTACAAGCTATTGCTCCTTTGGGCTGGCTTTTGGTGATTGGTTCGGTGGTAGAGTGGTTTTTGGCCTCCAAACTGCCAAATAAAATGATAGAAGCCAGTAAACGTGATTTTAAACTGAGAAAATATATGGGCGGTGTCTATTTATTTAAAAATCTTAAAACAGTGACAAGAAATAGAGAAATTTTTGAGGCAATTATTGCACTCAGCCTTTTTTGGTCTATATCGCAGGTTGTTTTGGCGGTATTTGGCGAGTATGCCAAAGATGTGTTACATGTAACCAATACTATTTTTGTTCAAGGTGTTATGGCACTCGCGGGTATAGGCATTGTTACAGGCTCTATTATGGTTTCAAAACTTTCAAGATTTTATATTAATGTGGGATTAGCCGGAATTGGTGCAACGATTATAACAATTATAGTTTTTATAGTTCCCTTTTTGCATTCAATGGTACTGATGGCAGTTGTATTTACATTATTTGGTATTTTTGCGGCATTTATCTTGGTTCCGTTAAATGCAAGAATTCAGTATTTGGCTTCACGTGTACATTTAGGCATTATTTTGGCGGCAAATAATTTTATACAAAATATTTTCATGTTCTCCTTTCTTACCATAACAACACTCTTTGCATATTTTGGTATGAATGCCGAGCTGCTTTTTTATTTAATGACTTTTGTAGGTATTTATTTGGTACGTAATTTGTATAAAAGGTATGCTGTGGACATGTTTTGGTCATTGATGGGCTTATTTTCAACACTAAGACATGAATATATATATGCCGGTTTGGAGAACATACCGCAAGATAAAGCTGTTTTACTGCTTGGTAACCATGTGAGCTGGCTTGATTGGATTATATTGCAGCTTCCACTGCAAAGACGTATCAATTATATGATGGACAAAGATATTTATAATTGGAAGTTTTTTCATCCGATTTTTAAAAAAGGAGAAGCAATTGCTCTCTCGCCTAAAGCTTTTAAAGATGCCATTAAAGAGGCTCATAAAAGATTGCAAAACGGGAGTGTTGTAGCTCTGTTTCCAGAAGGTGAAATAACACAAGACGGAGAAATACACGAATTTCACAGAGGATACGAGCTTATTCCTAAGGATTACGACGGTGTGATAGTGCCATTTTATATAGATAAAGGAATATTTGGAAGTTCTTTTACAAAATATAAACCAAAAAACAGTAAAAGAAATATTTTTAAGCGCAGAATAGTTAAAATCTATTTCGGAAAACTTCTGCCAATTGATATAAAAGCAAAAGAATTACAAGATATAATTTTAAAAATGAGAGAAAAATATGAAGCTGAATAA